The proteins below come from a single Pelagibaculum spongiae genomic window:
- a CDS encoding metallophosphoesterase: MNYKAVKLSSLLLGLALAACSDSNAPAETPTPGDDQAQQPTEQSFLVIGDMGTGDIKQLRVAAAMEQVCGSQGCDFVIATGDNIYETGVKSVDDAQFQSKFETPYENFSIPFFLTLGNHDNTSLIPGVSTSNQRGDFQVLYAASDEAIKNGRWKMPARYYQVSLPYKGRQQQIYSDPLIDLFSIDSSPLTGVMRDLDPDYQPRTYKKVMQQWMDAALEQSQARWKFAFAHHPYLSNGKHGNAGHYDVFSGTNNIFPYESGWIYKKFLEETVCRNQGNQRGVNVYFSGHDHDLQWLKSVEPCSDTQLIHSGAAGKARPFKDAQRNEVYWQKDLTLGFYHIKATNDQLQVKAYTLDPEVENAQPQLACEGVINHPTLTGAGQDAVIVDCTSEAASI, from the coding sequence ATGAATTATAAGGCAGTCAAACTTTCTAGCTTGCTACTGGGGCTTGCACTCGCTGCTTGCAGTGATAGTAATGCACCTGCTGAAACTCCAACTCCTGGAGATGACCAAGCCCAGCAACCAACAGAGCAGAGCTTTTTGGTGATCGGAGATATGGGAACTGGCGACATTAAACAGCTACGAGTTGCGGCAGCTATGGAGCAAGTTTGTGGTAGCCAAGGTTGTGACTTTGTTATTGCCACCGGCGACAATATTTATGAAACCGGGGTTAAAAGCGTCGACGATGCTCAGTTTCAAAGCAAGTTTGAAACGCCTTATGAAAACTTTTCTATTCCGTTCTTTCTGACTTTGGGTAACCACGACAATACTTCTCTGATTCCAGGTGTTTCAACCAGTAACCAGCGCGGAGACTTTCAGGTTCTATACGCTGCCAGTGATGAAGCGATTAAGAATGGCCGTTGGAAAATGCCAGCACGCTATTACCAAGTATCACTTCCTTATAAAGGGCGTCAGCAACAGATCTATTCAGATCCGTTGATTGACCTGTTCTCGATCGATTCATCGCCGCTGACTGGCGTGATGCGAGATCTTGATCCAGATTACCAGCCAAGAACCTATAAAAAAGTAATGCAGCAGTGGATGGACGCCGCTTTAGAGCAAAGTCAGGCGCGTTGGAAATTTGCTTTTGCTCATCATCCTTATTTGTCTAATGGCAAGCATGGTAACGCTGGACATTATGATGTTTTCTCCGGTACCAATAATATTTTCCCATATGAATCAGGCTGGATTTACAAGAAGTTCCTTGAAGAGACGGTATGTCGTAATCAAGGCAACCAGAGGGGTGTGAATGTTTATTTCTCCGGGCATGACCACGACTTGCAATGGCTGAAGTCAGTCGAGCCATGTAGCGACACTCAATTAATTCATTCAGGCGCTGCCGGCAAAGCTCGACCATTTAAAGATGCGCAGCGTAATGAAGTTTATTGGCAGAAAGATTTAACGCTGGGTTTTTATCATATCAAGGCGACGAATGATCAGTTGCAGGTGAAGGCTTATACTCTCGACCCAGAAGTTGAAAATGCGCAACCACAATTAGCTTGTGAAGGTGTGATTAATCATCCAACTCTTACCGGTGCCGGACAGGATGCTGTGATCGTAGACTGCACCAGTGAAGCTGCTTCGATTTAG
- a CDS encoding PspA/IM30 family protein, protein MSIFSKIVTAIRGGAREAGEAVVDSQATRIFEQEIKDAEHHLKKAREELTGVMAEQMKLERQKSTLKADINEHEGFVEKALQQGDESLAMEVAEKIAVMENEVSEKDVILENCVAQIARLKKLISQGEKQMAEHRRQLSMVKTTESVQKATSAISDSFINSSSKLNNAKESLDRIKNRQQRYDDKLKAAEELQSEMNGDDLKDRLRKSGITGEAKPNANAVLERLKKKQGQ, encoded by the coding sequence ATGTCCATTTTCTCTAAAATTGTGACTGCAATTCGTGGCGGTGCCCGTGAAGCTGGCGAAGCAGTGGTCGACTCCCAGGCAACCCGTATTTTCGAGCAAGAAATCAAGGATGCAGAGCATCACTTGAAAAAAGCCCGTGAAGAGCTGACTGGAGTAATGGCAGAGCAAATGAAGCTAGAGCGGCAAAAATCCACTTTGAAAGCTGATATCAACGAGCATGAAGGCTTTGTAGAAAAGGCGCTGCAACAAGGTGACGAATCTTTAGCGATGGAAGTTGCCGAAAAAATTGCCGTGATGGAAAACGAAGTTTCTGAGAAAGATGTTATTTTGGAAAATTGTGTTGCGCAAATTGCACGTTTGAAAAAACTAATTTCGCAAGGTGAAAAACAAATGGCAGAACATCGCCGTCAGTTATCGATGGTCAAGACTACGGAAAGTGTGCAAAAGGCGACCTCGGCGATCAGCGATAGTTTTATTAATTCAAGCTCCAAGCTGAATAATGCTAAAGAAAGCTTGGATCGAATTAAGAATCGCCAGCAACGCTATGATGATAAGTTAAAAGCTGCCGAAGAATTACAGTCTGAAATGAATGGCGATGATCTGAAAGACCGTTTGCGTAAGTCAGGCATTACAGGCGAAGCCAAACCAAATG
- a CDS encoding deoxyguanosinetriphosphate triphosphohydrolase: protein MHWKQLLSETRVGGSKEAETGRSQFHKDVDRIIFCDAFRRLAHKTQVHTLTENDHVHTRLTHSLEVASLGRSMGSRVGHLLQQQLPQNITPDSLGAIVQAAGLAHDIGNPPFGHAGENSIRRWFASSEAETFLEPLTAEQVKDLTTFEGNASGFRQLVRVEQYLDQGGIRLTAATLGASIKYPWCSNQSLAKGKFSIYQDEIEIARLLASDLGLIKESNDQWARHPLSFLMEAADDIGYAVMDLEDAVELGLLQFEELLPLFEDLLGKQVYQYIKKDFSQRRQLALMRGQAMELMVNEICDSFVAKAPQLLAGEINRPLIHQQSQNPASKMVLKMKQLGKEKVYLDSGATAAVSTADRVLPQLLQPLISAVYRDWQNQPLTNEDHQWLSYLDESVGLAELSLYQRYLRVMDFVGGSTDRFVCNLASKI, encoded by the coding sequence ATGCACTGGAAACAATTACTCAGTGAAACGCGTGTTGGCGGTAGCAAAGAAGCAGAAACAGGCCGTAGTCAATTTCATAAAGATGTAGATCGAATTATTTTTTGCGATGCATTTCGCCGCTTAGCCCATAAAACCCAAGTACATACGCTGACAGAAAATGATCATGTGCATACTCGCCTTACTCATAGTTTGGAAGTTGCTAGTTTGGGCAGAAGCATGGGCAGCCGAGTGGGGCATTTATTACAGCAACAGCTCCCTCAAAATATAACTCCAGATAGCTTAGGAGCAATTGTACAAGCTGCAGGCCTCGCGCATGACATTGGCAATCCGCCATTTGGCCATGCTGGAGAAAATAGTATTCGCCGATGGTTTGCTTCGTCTGAAGCAGAAACTTTTCTCGAACCTCTGACCGCCGAACAGGTGAAAGATTTAACCACTTTTGAAGGCAATGCCAGCGGCTTTCGTCAACTAGTGCGGGTTGAGCAATACCTCGATCAGGGCGGTATTCGCTTAACCGCAGCAACCTTAGGTGCTTCAATAAAATATCCATGGTGCAGCAATCAATCTTTAGCCAAAGGTAAATTCTCTATTTATCAGGATGAAATTGAAATTGCCCGTTTGCTCGCAAGTGACCTTGGACTAATTAAAGAATCAAATGATCAATGGGCTCGGCATCCATTAAGCTTTTTAATGGAAGCGGCGGATGACATTGGTTACGCAGTGATGGATTTAGAAGATGCAGTGGAGCTGGGTTTACTGCAATTTGAAGAACTGTTGCCATTGTTTGAAGATTTATTAGGAAAACAAGTTTACCAATATATAAAAAAAGATTTTTCCCAGCGTCGCCAATTAGCATTAATGCGAGGCCAAGCAATGGAATTAATGGTTAATGAAATATGCGACAGCTTTGTTGCTAAAGCCCCTCAATTATTAGCCGGTGAAATTAATCGTCCGCTGATTCATCAACAGAGCCAGAATCCGGCATCGAAAATGGTGCTGAAAATGAAACAACTGGGTAAAGAAAAAGTCTATCTAGATAGTGGTGCAACTGCGGCGGTGTCTACGGCAGATCGAGTATTGCCGCAATTATTACAGCCATTGATTAGTGCAGTTTACCGGGACTGGCAAAACCAACCACTCACCAATGAAGATCATCAGTGGCTATCCTACCTTGATGAATCTGTCGGCCTAGCAGAGCTCTCACTTTACCAGCGCTACCTGCGGGTAATGGACTTTGTTGGTGGTTCCACTGACCGGTTTGTTTGTAATTTGGCGAGTAAAATCTGA